In the Acidobacteriota bacterium genome, one interval contains:
- a CDS encoding Maf family protein, which translates to MSGEPTLILASASPRRRELIARLGFPCVFCESGLDEDRIEAPEPTALAVKLARMKARSVASGVRRGVVIGCDTLVCLDDRVLGKPSHRDDARQMLLALRGRTHDVMTAAAVLEAPTGREESVVVTSRVRMHRFGQSVLSRYLDTGDSLDKAGAYGIQTAGAGLVESFSGCYFNIVGLPLCELARLLGRFGMTPDPPHPACILPGGRVCPRWKDSPGLTM; encoded by the coding sequence ATGTCCGGTGAGCCGACTCTGATCCTGGCCTCGGCCTCTCCCCGGCGCCGGGAGTTGATCGCCCGGCTGGGGTTTCCCTGTGTCTTTTGCGAGAGCGGTCTCGATGAGGATCGGATCGAGGCTCCCGAACCAACGGCGCTGGCTGTCAAGCTGGCCCGGATGAAGGCGCGAAGTGTTGCTTCCGGCGTGCGCCGGGGCGTCGTCATCGGATGTGACACTCTGGTGTGCCTGGATGACAGGGTCCTGGGCAAACCGTCCCATCGCGATGACGCACGGCAGATGCTCTTGGCGCTCCGGGGCCGGACCCACGATGTGATGACGGCCGCCGCGGTGCTGGAGGCTCCAACGGGAAGGGAAGAGTCGGTGGTGGTCACTTCCCGAGTGCGCATGCACCGATTCGGCCAATCCGTCCTGAGTCGCTATCTGGACACAGGCGATTCGCTGGACAAGGCGGGCGCCTACGGGATTCAGACGGCCGGAGCCGGGTTGGTGGAGTCCTTTTCCGGATGCTATTTCAACATCGTCGGCCTTCCGCTCTGTGAACTGGCCCGGCTCCTGGGCCGCTTCGGGATGACGCCGGACCCGCCCCACCCTGCATGCATTCTCCCCGGCGGCCGGGTCTGCCCTCGGTGGAAGGATTCCCCAGGTTTGACAATGTAG
- the msrP gene encoding protein-methionine-sulfoxide reductase catalytic subunit MsrP: MYKNSIAGISSHPVTEPQVFFSRRRFLGGLSIGALAAGNLLCGKAAAPKEMLEAPFKRPDVFPTERNSAYTLPAGVDPRMTPRATAAVHNNFYEFLPGRGGPVWEHIEDFKVDPWKVVVSGECHEPQTLDLDDLFGFEHEERVYHFRCVERWAMNVPWSGFPLSKLLDRVKPKASARFVRFLSALKPSQMPGVRQARLYPWPYHEALRMDEAMNELTMLATGVYGEPLLKQHGAPVRLVVPWKYGYKSPKSIVKIELVKKQPKIFWQIQEHEYGFLSNVNPYIPHPRWPQNRSHWLDSGDEFPTPLFNGYEKYVASLYPDEPRTLQRALRRGQTAR; encoded by the coding sequence ATGTACAAGAATTCCATCGCCGGCATCTCTTCCCACCCCGTCACCGAGCCCCAGGTCTTCTTCTCCAGGCGCCGGTTTCTGGGAGGGCTCTCCATCGGCGCATTGGCTGCCGGCAACCTGCTCTGTGGAAAAGCGGCGGCGCCGAAGGAAATGCTGGAGGCTCCCTTCAAGCGGCCCGACGTCTTTCCGACGGAGCGCAATTCGGCCTACACGCTCCCGGCGGGAGTCGACCCCCGCATGACTCCCCGGGCGACCGCCGCCGTGCACAACAATTTTTACGAATTCCTTCCGGGGCGCGGCGGGCCGGTCTGGGAGCATATCGAGGACTTCAAGGTGGATCCGTGGAAGGTCGTGGTCAGCGGCGAATGCCACGAGCCTCAGACTCTGGATCTGGACGACCTCTTCGGGTTCGAGCACGAGGAGAGGGTCTATCACTTCCGTTGCGTGGAACGTTGGGCCATGAATGTCCCCTGGAGCGGATTTCCCCTGAGCAAGCTCCTGGACCGCGTGAAACCCAAGGCGTCCGCCCGCTTCGTCCGCTTTCTGAGCGCCTTGAAGCCCAGTCAGATGCCCGGAGTCCGGCAGGCCCGCCTCTATCCGTGGCCGTACCACGAGGCCCTGCGCATGGACGAGGCCATGAACGAGCTGACGATGCTGGCGACCGGAGTGTACGGAGAACCGCTCCTGAAGCAGCACGGCGCCCCGGTGAGGCTCGTCGTCCCCTGGAAATACGGCTACAAGAGTCCAAAGTCCATCGTGAAGATCGAATTGGTCAAGAAGCAGCCCAAGATCTTCTGGCAGATCCAGGAGCATGAATACGGCTTTCTGTCCAACGTCAATCCCTACATTCCCCATCCCCGGTGGCCGCAGAACCGTTCGCACTGGCTCGACAGCGGCGACGAGTTCCCCACCCCTTTGTTCAACGGTTACGAAAAATACGTGGCCTCTCTCTACCCGGACGAGCCCAGGACTCTGCAGCGCGCGTTGCGGCGGGGTCAGACCGCCCGGTGA
- a CDS encoding dipeptidase — MKQWNLLLALAVMAAASAWLAVGVGGDGDARARRLHFSSLVLDTHLDTPLRMKDPNYDFGRENDMGHVDLPRLKRGGLDGAFFSIYMPGTVTGPKAVSDSLKTIASVHRLVEMHGDSLEFCTSASDVRRAQRTGRIAVLMGMEGGHMIHNSLPILRMFARLGVRYLTLTHNVNTDWADSVADSRVNEGLNDLGRNVVRELNRLGVLIDVSHVSDETYWDVLEVTEAPVIASHSSCRNLSNHPRNMNDEMIRALAKQGGVIQITFVDHFLDVEHHAAREASIQEAAAEGEAKTERKPIPPVNWERIVDHIDHAVQVAGVRHVGLGSDFDGADMPTGMEDVSFLPKITRELLERGYDESQIRLILGENTLRVLQEAEEAAIRIRSREGAR, encoded by the coding sequence ATGAAGCAATGGAATCTCTTATTGGCCCTCGCGGTCATGGCGGCAGCCAGCGCCTGGCTGGCCGTGGGTGTCGGCGGCGACGGCGACGCCAGGGCGCGCCGGCTGCATTTTTCTTCCCTGGTGCTGGACACGCACCTCGACACCCCGTTGCGGATGAAGGACCCGAACTATGACTTCGGCCGGGAAAACGACATGGGGCACGTGGACCTTCCCCGGCTCAAGCGAGGAGGACTCGACGGGGCCTTCTTCTCCATTTACATGCCCGGGACCGTCACCGGTCCCAAGGCTGTCAGCGATTCGCTGAAAACCATTGCCTCGGTTCATCGCCTGGTGGAGATGCACGGGGATTCCCTGGAATTCTGCACCAGCGCCTCCGATGTGCGCCGGGCTCAACGAACGGGCAGGATCGCGGTGCTGATGGGAATGGAGGGGGGGCATATGATCCACAACAGCCTCCCCATCCTCCGGATGTTTGCCCGGCTGGGGGTCCGCTATCTGACGTTGACCCACAACGTGAACACCGACTGGGCCGATTCGGTGGCCGATTCGCGCGTCAACGAAGGGCTGAACGATCTGGGCCGAAACGTGGTGCGGGAGCTGAACCGCCTGGGTGTGCTCATAGACGTCTCCCATGTCTCGGACGAGACCTACTGGGACGTTCTGGAAGTCACTGAAGCACCCGTCATAGCGAGTCACTCCTCCTGCCGGAATCTGTCGAATCATCCCCGGAATATGAACGACGAGATGATCCGGGCCCTGGCCAAGCAGGGCGGTGTGATCCAGATCACCTTCGTGGACCATTTTCTGGATGTGGAGCATCATGCGGCCCGGGAGGCCTCGATCCAAGAGGCTGCCGCAGAAGGGGAGGCGAAAACGGAACGGAAGCCGATCCCCCCGGTGAATTGGGAGAGGATCGTGGACCACATCGATCACGCCGTCCAGGTGGCGGGAGTGCGCCACGTGGGTCTCGGCTCCGATTTCGACGGTGCGGACATGCCCACGGGAATGGAGGACGTGAGCTTTCTCCCCAAGATCACCCGGGAACTGCTGGAAAGGGGCTACGACGAAAGCCAGATCCGATTGATCCTGGGTGAGAACACGCTGAGGGTCCTGCAGGAGGCGGAGGAGGCCGCCATCAGGATCCGGTCCCGGGAGGGCGCGCGATGA
- a CDS encoding Gfo/Idh/MocA family oxidoreductase produces the protein MSNENSLIRVGLVGAGANTRRKHIPGFQACPGVEVVTVANRSLESSRSVARDFGIPRTSDSWQEVVGDPEVDAVCIGTWPYLHREVTCAALEAGKHVLCEARMAMDLSDAQAMLQASREHPELVAQVVPTPLGLPYHRAVREFIDSGGLGRMLAVEVRDVFSDLLQPDAPLRWRQRLELAGYNCVTLGQWWETLLLWVGPVSWLDAAGRIVVASKDDPETGETVQVQLPDHITVLAEFENGAVGTILSSAVTGNVPESMLLVHGDRGTLKYDALTDTLWWSEGHSGSYSMMPVDPDLVGGWRAEEEFINAVRGRERVRYIDFATGVRYMELSQAAHVSWAEGRRVSLPLP, from the coding sequence ATGAGCAACGAGAATTCCTTGATTCGAGTCGGCCTCGTCGGGGCCGGCGCCAACACACGCAGAAAACATATTCCCGGGTTCCAGGCCTGCCCCGGCGTGGAGGTCGTGACGGTAGCCAATCGGAGTCTCGAGTCCTCCCGAAGCGTGGCTCGAGACTTCGGGATCCCCAGGACCAGCGATTCCTGGCAGGAAGTGGTCGGGGACCCGGAGGTGGATGCCGTCTGCATCGGCACTTGGCCCTACCTGCACCGGGAGGTCACCTGCGCCGCGTTGGAGGCGGGAAAGCATGTCCTCTGCGAGGCCCGCATGGCAATGGACCTGAGCGATGCCCAGGCCATGCTCCAAGCTTCCCGTGAGCATCCCGAGCTGGTGGCCCAAGTGGTTCCCACGCCCCTGGGCCTGCCTTACCACCGGGCCGTCCGGGAGTTCATCGACTCCGGAGGGCTGGGGAGAATGCTCGCCGTGGAGGTCCGGGACGTCTTCTCCGATCTGCTCCAACCGGACGCACCGTTGAGATGGAGACAGCGCCTGGAGCTGGCCGGATACAACTGCGTGACCCTGGGGCAGTGGTGGGAGACGCTGCTTCTATGGGTCGGACCCGTTTCCTGGCTGGACGCGGCAGGCCGGATCGTTGTCGCCTCCAAGGACGACCCGGAAACCGGGGAAACGGTGCAGGTTCAGCTTCCGGACCATATCACCGTCCTGGCGGAATTCGAGAACGGGGCCGTGGGCACCATTCTGTCCAGCGCCGTGACCGGCAATGTGCCCGAGTCGATGCTGCTCGTGCACGGCGACCGGGGCACTCTGAAATACGATGCCCTGACGGATACCCTCTGGTGGAGCGAAGGCCACAGCGGCAGCTACTCAATGATGCCCGTGGACCCGGATCTGGTCGGCGGTTGGAGAGCCGAAGAGGAATTCATCAACGCGGTGAGGGGCCGGGAGCGGGTCCGTTACATCGATTTCGCGACCGGAGTCCGCTACATGGAGCTGAGCCAGGCCGCGCACGTCAGTTGGGCCGAAGGACGGCGGGTCAGCCTTCCCCTGCCCTGA
- a CDS encoding aminotransferase class V-fold PLP-dependent enzyme, with product MGKERGSARTGTASRRRFLEGTVATLAGSSVLAGVEPRSDAEPDWSRVRKQFLLKPGAIYLNCASIGVPPAPVVDALSRNRRSMATDPVGAKERLSRRIIEQVRPSLAGFLGVDSREVAITQNASQGLQSIAAGIPLKRGDEVVTTSHEHPAGIRPWRRRAQRDGIVVHEIPMPSPLPPKEEILERISGRMTPRTRVLFFCEVTRGGLLNPVKELCSLARERGVLSAVDGAQAVGMMPVDLRELGCDFYAASLHKWVLAPAGTGVLYVRRDVQGEFSPGLALEEPADASRFQMPGTFGYSVRASLGDAIAFLRKIGLERIGARNRGLSDTLKDRLASLSRVRLISSRSPGLSSPGITIFEVPGHGGMKLRAGLQERGIGVDDHVRDGHDAVRIATHFFNTRAEIDRTLSVLRELTRA from the coding sequence GTGGGCAAGGAACGGGGTTCGGCTCGAACGGGCACCGCCAGCCGCAGACGATTCCTGGAAGGGACGGTGGCGACGCTGGCCGGGAGTTCGGTGCTGGCCGGCGTCGAACCTCGGAGCGATGCCGAACCGGACTGGTCCCGCGTCCGGAAGCAGTTCCTGTTGAAGCCGGGCGCGATCTACCTGAACTGCGCCAGTATCGGCGTCCCTCCGGCGCCGGTGGTGGACGCTCTGAGCCGGAACCGGCGGTCCATGGCCACGGACCCGGTGGGCGCCAAGGAACGTCTGAGCCGCCGGATCATCGAACAGGTCCGTCCCTCTCTGGCCGGGTTTCTCGGGGTGGATTCCCGGGAAGTGGCCATCACCCAGAACGCCAGCCAGGGTCTGCAGAGCATCGCCGCAGGGATTCCCCTGAAACGGGGAGACGAGGTGGTGACCACGAGCCACGAGCACCCGGCCGGGATCCGGCCCTGGAGGCGCCGGGCCCAACGGGACGGGATCGTGGTGCACGAGATCCCCATGCCCAGTCCGCTCCCGCCCAAGGAAGAGATCCTGGAGCGGATCAGTGGCCGCATGACTCCCAGGACCCGGGTTCTCTTCTTCTGTGAGGTCACGCGCGGCGGTTTGCTCAATCCGGTGAAGGAACTCTGCTCGCTCGCCCGGGAGAGAGGGGTGCTCTCTGCGGTGGACGGGGCCCAAGCGGTGGGAATGATGCCGGTCGATCTCCGGGAGCTGGGATGCGATTTCTATGCGGCCAGCCTTCACAAGTGGGTTCTGGCGCCGGCGGGAACCGGCGTGCTCTATGTCCGGCGGGATGTCCAGGGCGAATTCTCTCCCGGGCTCGCGTTGGAGGAGCCCGCGGACGCCAGCCGCTTTCAGATGCCCGGAACTTTCGGGTATTCGGTCCGCGCCAGCCTCGGCGACGCCATCGCTTTTCTCCGGAAAATCGGCCTGGAACGGATCGGGGCGCGAAACCGCGGGTTGTCCGACACGTTGAAAGACCGGCTGGCCAGTCTGTCCCGCGTCCGATTGATCAGTTCCCGGTCGCCCGGTCTGTCCTCACCGGGCATCACCATCTTCGAGGTTCCGGGACATGGCGGAATGAAGCTGAGGGCTGGACTTCAGGAACGGGGCATCGGTGTGGACGACCATGTCCGGGACGGACACGACGCGGTCCGGATCGCCACCCACTTCTTCAATACTCGAGCCGAGATCGACCGCACCCTCTCAGTACTTCGGGAGTTGACCCGGGCGTGA
- a CDS encoding sulfatase-like hydrolase/transferase, with protein sequence MPEKRPNVLLICADRWSGLFTRSAGHPVAMTPTVDQLARNGVQFDRAYSACPVCIPARRSLMTGLSPRNHGDRVFNETMEMPDPEKVPTLPGLFRRAGYQAHAVGKLHVYPQRDRIGFNEVILNEEGRHHLDDGKADDWELHLADQGYPGQEYASGLSNNDYLTRSWHLPERCHPTNWAAEQMCRTIRRRDPRKPGFWYLSFVGPHPPLWPPAAYLDLYRNLELDPAVHGDWSRSFEDLPWSVKPYMDQFCLRMATPGEIDLARRGFYATLTHIDHQIRMVLGTLREEGLSEDTIVAFTADHGDMLGDHQMWSLGVMYEKSARVPLIIVPAAGDERFPPGSRDHRLAELRDLAPTLLDLCGLEPPAVLDGISLAGGDDRDHLYGEFREGPMATRMIRDRRHKLIYYPVGNVFQLFDLERDPLEQTNLAGKASLREVQDRLVGLLVDHLYGSDLEWVRGGRLTGLPDREYVRSANRGLSGQRGWRFL encoded by the coding sequence ATGCCGGAGAAAAGGCCGAACGTACTGCTCATTTGCGCCGACCGCTGGTCCGGACTCTTCACCCGTTCGGCGGGACATCCGGTGGCGATGACACCCACCGTCGACCAACTGGCCCGAAACGGCGTCCAGTTCGACCGTGCCTATTCGGCTTGCCCCGTCTGTATTCCCGCCCGGCGCAGCCTGATGACGGGCCTTTCGCCGCGAAACCACGGGGACCGGGTCTTCAACGAGACTATGGAGATGCCGGACCCGGAAAAGGTTCCGACGCTGCCCGGGCTCTTCCGGAGGGCCGGCTACCAGGCTCATGCCGTCGGCAAGCTCCATGTCTACCCCCAGCGCGACCGCATCGGCTTCAACGAAGTGATCCTGAACGAGGAAGGGCGCCACCATCTGGATGACGGCAAGGCCGACGACTGGGAACTCCATCTGGCCGACCAGGGCTATCCGGGCCAGGAGTACGCCAGCGGACTCAGCAACAACGACTACCTGACCCGCTCCTGGCACCTGCCTGAGCGTTGTCATCCCACCAACTGGGCGGCGGAGCAGATGTGCCGCACCATCCGGCGCCGCGATCCCCGGAAGCCCGGCTTCTGGTATCTCTCCTTCGTGGGACCTCACCCGCCACTCTGGCCGCCGGCCGCATATCTCGATCTCTACCGGAATCTGGAACTGGACCCGGCGGTCCACGGAGACTGGTCCCGGTCGTTCGAGGACCTGCCCTGGAGCGTCAAGCCCTACATGGACCAATTCTGTCTGCGAATGGCCACCCCAGGGGAGATCGACCTGGCGAGACGGGGTTTCTACGCCACCCTCACCCACATCGATCACCAGATCCGGATGGTTCTGGGAACGCTACGCGAAGAGGGGCTGTCGGAGGACACCATCGTGGCCTTCACGGCGGATCACGGCGACATGCTGGGAGACCACCAGATGTGGTCCTTGGGAGTCATGTACGAGAAGTCCGCGCGGGTCCCCCTCATCATCGTCCCGGCCGCCGGTGACGAGCGATTCCCGCCGGGCAGCCGTGACCATCGCCTGGCGGAGCTTCGGGACCTGGCGCCGACGCTGCTGGACCTCTGCGGGCTCGAGCCTCCCGCAGTCCTGGACGGGATCTCTCTGGCCGGCGGCGACGACCGGGATCATCTCTACGGCGAATTCCGGGAGGGTCCCATGGCCACCCGCATGATCCGCGACCGGCGCCACAAGCTCATCTACTACCCGGTCGGCAACGTCTTCCAACTCTTCGATCTGGAGCGGGACCCTCTGGAGCAAACGAATCTGGCCGGAAAGGCTTCCCTGCGGGAGGTTCAGGACCGCTTGGTGGGACTGCTGGTGGACCATCTCTACGGCTCGGACCTGGAGTGGGTCCGGGGGGGGCGTCTCACGGGGCTGCCGGACCGGGAATACGTCCGGTCTGCAAACCGGGGCCTGAGCGGCCAGAGAGGTTGGCGGTTCCTTTGA
- a CDS encoding PmoA family protein, with protein sequence MPGPVLPPQARTDTVAIVMSGFESQKRVLRRVAVLALLVWPPAGCAGPGQELPSGARVRVPEGIPEGWSSPVAAAFESRVPQGRVFTVVGKNPNGTSAQSDPETGILWLMGDVPAAGSHSVKPDPGEAAPAFRMVSDDQGYLVSEGDRPVLFYQSAPRSLDGRYTRAGYVHPLYGLDGQVLTHDFPDDHLHHRGIFWAWHQLWVGDEKAGDPWLTKDFLTEVEHVRFLDGPLFSVLEATALWTSPLVRDDAGELVPLVRERVRIQVFRSTPDSQVIDFHIRFRALVDGIRLGGSENPRGYSGFTVRVHASPDGRIHDQSGIQEGDRVGESSPWADYSGTFGLGGMISGIGMLTHPSYPEFPPRWLLRNYGMQNVAFPGRHPVDLPRGQPLDLRHRLVIHRGGFEEAEIALHQKVYEMVPARSF encoded by the coding sequence GTGCCGGGGCCGGTCTTGCCGCCGCAGGCCAGGACCGATACCGTTGCAATCGTCATGAGCGGATTCGAGAGTCAGAAACGGGTTTTGAGACGGGTGGCCGTGCTGGCCCTCCTGGTCTGGCCGCCCGCCGGGTGCGCCGGGCCGGGTCAGGAGCTTCCTTCAGGCGCCAGAGTTCGCGTTCCCGAAGGCATTCCCGAAGGGTGGTCCTCCCCGGTGGCGGCGGCCTTCGAGAGCCGGGTTCCCCAGGGACGGGTCTTTACCGTAGTGGGGAAAAACCCAAACGGGACGTCGGCTCAGTCGGATCCCGAGACCGGGATTCTATGGCTGATGGGCGATGTGCCCGCAGCCGGGAGTCACTCGGTCAAGCCGGACCCGGGAGAGGCCGCACCGGCCTTCCGAATGGTCTCGGATGACCAGGGATACCTGGTCTCCGAAGGAGACCGCCCGGTACTCTTCTACCAGTCGGCGCCCCGCTCGCTGGACGGACGTTATACGCGGGCCGGCTACGTTCATCCCCTGTACGGCCTCGACGGACAGGTGCTGACCCATGACTTCCCCGACGACCATTTGCATCACCGGGGGATCTTCTGGGCTTGGCATCAACTCTGGGTCGGAGACGAAAAGGCCGGCGACCCATGGCTGACGAAGGACTTCCTGACCGAAGTGGAACACGTCCGATTCCTCGACGGACCATTGTTTTCCGTTCTGGAGGCGACCGCACTTTGGACCTCCCCGCTAGTGAGGGACGACGCCGGTGAATTGGTTCCGCTGGTCCGGGAGCGGGTCCGGATCCAGGTGTTTCGATCCACGCCGGACTCCCAGGTCATCGACTTCCACATTCGATTCCGGGCCCTGGTGGATGGGATCCGTCTCGGCGGTTCGGAGAATCCGCGTGGATATTCCGGCTTCACGGTCCGGGTCCACGCCTCGCCGGACGGCCGCATCCATGACCAGTCGGGAATCCAGGAAGGGGACCGGGTCGGCGAGTCCAGCCCCTGGGCCGATTACAGCGGAACATTCGGGCTGGGCGGCATGATTTCGGGCATCGGCATGTTGACCCATCCCAGCTATCCCGAGTTTCCTCCAAGATGGCTCCTGCGCAACTACGGGATGCAGAATGTCGCCTTTCCCGGCCGTCATCCCGTGGACCTGCCCCGGGGACAGCCTCTGGATCTGCGCCACCGCCTCGTCATTCACCGGGGAGGATTCGAAGAGGCCGAGATCGCCCTGCACCAGAAGGTCTATGAAATGGTCCCGGCCCGGAGTTTCTGA
- a CDS encoding aldo/keto reductase, whose protein sequence is MEYRRYGSTELRVSQIAFGGATFGREIDGPTAWRLMDRALERGINLIDTAEAYSNRESERIIGRWLAERKNRQEIVLATKCYGKLDAGIITEKIDQSLQCLQTDWIDLFQIHHFPHDGDPLDEILESLDRAVQAGKVRHLGLSNCGAWQFCKALWRQDRSGWARFESMQPSYSLVERTIEAEMIPLCKDQDVAIISYAPIASGFLAGKYSKEGPIPSGTRFDVAPGHQDVFFSNRNFACVDRIKAIAAEAGRSLVDLALAWAIFQPDITCVLIGGRKISHVDQAFETLERGLDPELRERLDQASQPDTFG, encoded by the coding sequence ATGGAATACCGACGCTACGGCAGCACTGAACTTCGAGTGAGCCAGATCGCCTTCGGCGGAGCCACGTTCGGCCGGGAGATCGATGGGCCCACCGCCTGGCGCCTCATGGACCGGGCTCTGGAGCGGGGAATCAACCTTATTGACACGGCCGAGGCGTACAGCAACCGCGAATCGGAACGCATCATCGGCCGCTGGCTCGCCGAACGGAAGAACCGCCAGGAGATCGTCCTGGCCACCAAGTGCTACGGGAAGCTGGACGCAGGTATCATCACCGAGAAGATCGACCAGAGTCTCCAATGCCTGCAGACCGACTGGATCGACCTCTTTCAGATCCACCACTTTCCCCACGACGGGGACCCCTTGGACGAGATCCTGGAGAGCCTGGACCGGGCCGTTCAAGCGGGCAAGGTCCGCCACCTGGGACTGAGCAACTGCGGCGCATGGCAATTCTGCAAGGCGCTCTGGCGCCAGGACCGGAGCGGATGGGCGCGCTTCGAATCGATGCAGCCTTCCTACAGCCTGGTCGAACGCACCATCGAAGCCGAGATGATTCCCCTGTGCAAGGACCAGGACGTGGCCATCATTTCCTACGCCCCCATCGCCTCGGGATTCCTGGCCGGCAAGTACTCCAAGGAAGGCCCCATCCCCTCAGGCACCCGGTTCGACGTGGCTCCCGGCCACCAGGACGTCTTCTTCAGCAATCGGAACTTCGCCTGTGTGGACCGGATCAAGGCCATCGCCGCGGAGGCGGGACGCTCACTGGTGGACCTGGCGCTGGCCTGGGCCATTTTTCAGCCCGACATCACCTGCGTTCTCATCGGGGGGAGAAAGATCTCCCACGTGGATCAGGCCTTCGAAACCCTGGAGCGAGGCTTGGACCCGGAGTTGAGGGAACGCTTGGACCAGGCGTCCCAGCCCGATACCTTCGGTTGA
- a CDS encoding iron-containing alcohol dehydrogenase, producing MERDFAFEMSASNIRFGSGATREVGMDLADLGARRVMVLADPNLVESPPVESALESLSCENVDFSLFDAVRVEPTDGSFQQAIEFATDGGFDAFVAVGGGSTMDTAKAANLYSTYPADFLEYVNHPIGRGTPVPGPLKPLIAIPTTAGTGSETTGVAIFDLHGMKAKTGIAHRRLRPTLGIIDPENTRTLPPVVAASTGLDVLSHALESFTAIPFGRRPLPPRPVERPAYQGSNPISDIWARQSLEIVSRYLVRAVEDIGDEEARSQMLLAAAYAGIGFGNAGVHLPHGMSYPVSGMVKSFRPEGYGPGHPMVPHGMAVILNAPAVFRFTAPACPGRHLEAARILGARTSGAREEDGGEILADAIIRMMRRLKMPSGLAEIGYDSEDIPGLVQGTLPQHRVTKLSPRPAGEEELARMYEDAMAYW from the coding sequence ATGGAGCGGGATTTCGCGTTCGAGATGTCGGCGTCCAACATCCGCTTCGGGTCCGGGGCCACCCGGGAAGTGGGGATGGATCTGGCCGATCTCGGCGCCCGGCGGGTCATGGTGCTCGCGGACCCGAACTTGGTGGAGAGTCCTCCCGTCGAGTCGGCCCTGGAATCCCTCTCATGCGAGAACGTGGACTTCTCTCTTTTCGACGCGGTCCGCGTGGAGCCCACCGACGGGTCGTTTCAACAGGCCATAGAATTCGCCACCGATGGTGGATTCGACGCCTTCGTCGCCGTGGGCGGCGGTTCCACCATGGACACGGCCAAGGCGGCCAACCTCTACTCCACCTATCCCGCGGACTTTCTGGAATATGTGAACCATCCCATCGGGCGGGGAACGCCGGTTCCGGGTCCGCTCAAGCCCTTGATCGCCATTCCCACCACGGCCGGGACCGGGAGCGAGACCACCGGAGTGGCCATCTTCGATCTGCATGGCATGAAGGCCAAGACCGGGATCGCGCACCGGCGGCTGAGGCCCACGCTGGGCATCATCGATCCCGAGAACACCAGGACGCTGCCACCGGTGGTGGCCGCTTCCACGGGTCTGGACGTCCTGAGCCACGCTCTCGAATCGTTTACCGCCATCCCTTTCGGCCGGCGCCCTCTTCCGCCGCGTCCGGTGGAGAGGCCTGCCTACCAGGGCTCCAATCCCATCAGCGACATCTGGGCCCGGCAGAGCCTCGAGATCGTTTCCCGCTACCTGGTCCGCGCCGTCGAGGATATCGGGGACGAGGAAGCGCGTTCCCAGATGCTGCTGGCGGCCGCCTACGCCGGCATCGGATTCGGAAATGCCGGGGTGCATCTGCCCCACGGCATGTCGTACCCGGTTTCGGGAATGGTCAAGAGCTTCCGCCCGGAGGGGTACGGACCCGGGCATCCCATGGTTCCCCACGGGATGGCCGTGATCCTGAATGCTCCGGCAGTGTTCCGCTTCACCGCCCCCGCCTGTCCCGGACGCCACCTGGAAGCCGCCCGGATCCTGGGTGCGCGGACTTCCGGCGCCAGGGAGGAGGACGGGGGAGAAATTCTGGCGGATGCCATCATCCGGATGATGCGGCGGCTGAAGATGCCCAGCGGTCTCGCCGAAATCGGGTATGATTCAGAGGACATCCCCGGGTTGGTGCAGGGAACGCTGCCTCAACACCGAGTGACGAAACTCTCTCCTCGCCCCGCCGGCGAGGAGGAACTGGCCCGAATGTATGAAGATGCGATGGCTTACTGGTAA